Proteins from one Chaetodon auriga isolate fChaAug3 chromosome 19, fChaAug3.hap1, whole genome shotgun sequence genomic window:
- the LOC143337730 gene encoding angiopoietin-related protein 2-like, with the protein MILPVVVLLVFLLLSGTSIQGDTQEMGNSDEILEREFLFAPKRQKRAMVDHSALQTDKCSYTFIVPQQKNNGAICVNSKEPDALLENRVNKQELELLNSEMQKQRRQIEALQQLVEVDGGVVNEVKLLRKESRNMNSRVTQLYMQLLHEIIRKRDNALEVSQMEIRVLNHTNEMGRLAARYRDLDHKYQHLSALASNQSALLVQLEERCKRGGYSYSVVQERSRPVRPQPPVIPQPPLQRPAVSPGGYRPYHPPTLTRHTSNPMTNEIQNDQNSKALPPSLPTMPSAAYSFTNEPSGPFKDCLEALEDGYTTSGMYLLKPDKGNQLMQVWCNQRHDPGGWTVIQRRQDGSVNFFRNWETYKQGFGNIDGEYWLGLENIYWLTNQGNYKLLVTLEDWTGRKTFAEYASFRVESEADFYRLRVGQYHGNAGDSLTWHNSKQFTTLDRDHDVYAGNCAHYQKGGWWYNACAHSNLNGVWYRGGHYRSRYQDGVYWAEFRGGAYSLKKVTMMIRPNANTFH; encoded by the exons ATGATTCTCCCTGTGGTGGTTTTGCTGGTGTTCCTGTTGCTCTCTGGAACCTCTATCCAGGGAGACACTCAGGAAATGGGGAATAGTGATGAGATCCTAGAGAGAGAGTTCCTCTTTGCACCAAAACGGCAAAAACGTGCCATGGTCGACCACAGTGCTCTCCAAACAGACAAATGCTCCTATACCTTCATTGTccctcagcagaaaaacaacgGGGCCATCTGTGTGAACTCCAAGGAGCCAGACGCCCTGCTGGAGAATCGGGTCAATaagcaggagctggagctgctcaaCAGTGAAATGCAGAAGCAGCGGCGACAGATTGAAGCTTTGCAGCAGTTGGTAGAGGTAGACGGGGGTGTGGTCAATGAAGTCAAGCTACTACGCAAAGAGAGCCGCAACATGAACTCCAGAGTTACACAGCTCTacatgcagctgctgcatgaGATTATCCGCAAAAGAGACAATGCTCTTGAGGTATCACAGATGGAGATCCGCGTGCTCAACCACACAAATGAGATGGGGAGGCTAGCTGCACGCTACCGTGACCTGGACCATAAGTACCAGCATCTGTCAGCCCTCGCAAGCAACCAGAGTGCTCTCCtggtgcagctggaggagcGCTGTAAGCGGGGAGGATACTCATACAGTGTGGTGCAGGAGAGGAGCCGTCCTGTCCGTCCACAGCCTCCTGTgatccctcagcctcctctgcaGAGGCCAGCAGTGTCTCCTGGAGGCTACAGACCCTACCATCCACCTACCTTAACCAGGCACACCAGCAACCCCATGACTAATGAGATACAGAACGACCAAAACTCCAAAGCATTACCACCTTCACTGCCCACAATGCCAAGTGCTGCATACAGTTTCACAAACGAGCCCTCGG GCCCTTTCAAAGACTGTCTAGAGGCTCTGGAGGATGGATACACCACCAGCGGTATGTACCTCCTGAAACCAGACAAGGGCAATCAACTCATGCAGGTTTGGTGTAACCAGAGACACGACCCTGGTGGATGGACTGTCATTCAGAGACGTCAGGACGGCTCCGTCAACTTCTTTAGAAACTGGGAGACATACAAG CAAGGGTTTGGAAACATTGACGGTGAATACTGGTTAGGACTAGAGAACATCTACTGGCTGACCAACCAGGGCAACTACAAGCTGCTGGTGACCCTGGAAGACTGGACCGGACGCAAGACCTTTGCCGAGTATGCCAGCTTCCGTGTGGAGTCTGAAGCCGACTTCTACAGACTGCGAGTGGGTCAGTACCATGGCAACGCTGGAGACTCTCTTACCTGGCACAACAGCAAGCAGTTCACCACACTGGACAGAGACCATGACGTCTATGCAG GTAACTGTGCCCACTACCAGAAAGGAGGTTGGTGGTATAATGCCTGTGCTCATTCCAACCTGAACGGCGTCTGGTACCGTGGTGGGCATTACCGCAGCCGTTACCAGGACGGAGTCTACTGGGCCGAGTTCAGAGGAGGAGCTTATTCACTGAAGAAAGTGACCATGATGATACGACCCAATGCAAACACCTTCCATTAA